A region of the Cyanobium usitatum str. Tous genome:
GGGGGATCGCTTTTATCGGCGCCAAGGCGCCCGAAGCACTTCGCCAAGCAGCCAGCTCGCCGGATGCCAGGGTAAGAGCGGCAGCGATAGCAGCTCTCGGCGAACAGATCCAGGCGTTGGGGGATGACCAGGCGAGACAGCTGCTCCTAACCGCGCTGGATGACCTGGACTCCGAGGTGCGGGCAGAAGCTGCAACGCTGATGGGGAAGTTGCAGGAGCCAGAATGGGCCTGCCCGCGCCTGCTCCCGCTGCTCACCGACTCGGAAGAACAGGTCCGCAAAAACGCTGCTCTATCGCTGATGAAGCTAGGGGCCAAGGATGCATTGCCTGCCTTAAAAGCAAGTGTGGAGCAGGAAGAACAACCTGGTGTCAGATTAGTGCTGGATCTAGCAATCAGTCAGCTGAGCAAGTGAGGATGGCAATCGTCTCGCGTCAGCCCGGCTGAGGTTGACGGGCATGCAGGTCCCTAATTCGAGCGAGGGCTGATTCAAGCGTCTCGCGCACATAACTGTCTAGCTGTGGTTGGTTCTGCAGATCTCTAAGAGTCCGTTCAATTGCAGGATCATCAATCTGGGCGAGCGCATTGACAGCTGCTACCGCCTGGGCTGGATTATCTCCACCCACCACTCTCAGCAACAGCGGCACCGCCTGCCCACCCACCTGCCCAAGGGCCATCACCGTAGCTACAGCCACAACCGGTGAGTCGTCGCCAAGCGCCTCCTCGAGGGCCTGCATCGCAGAATCGGGGAAATGTATCCCAGGCTGGTTTGAAGCCACCTGGGCATAGGCCTTCACGCAGCTAGCGCGGATAGTGCTGTCCGTGCTGGCCTTAAGAAGATCCGCTAAAGGCAGCAGGGCTGCTGCGCCAAAGGCGCCAATACCACGTACAGAGGCCCTGCGTAAAGCTATATCCGGTTGGGCCAATAAACCAAGCAGTCGAGGCAGAGCTTGCTGAGGCCAATCCCTGACCATAGCTATAAAAGCCTGGCTTTGAATATAAGGATTAGGGTGAGCAAGGTCATCAAACAAGATATCCAATGCTTCCATTTCCATCCAAGAGAGGGGGTGGGAGAGGGCTCATTTTCTCACAAAAAAGGAGGCCCGAAGGCCTCCGTGGTTTGTCCTCAACAATTAATCAGAAACTGATCAGGAGAGGGCGTTGATTGCGTAATCAAGGTACGACTTCAACTCATTGAGAGCCTGGGGGCTCATGTCACGAGGGGAGCAAGCCCGGTCGCGGGTGAAGGTGAGAGCTTCCACGTAAGCAGCGGTAGGCAGACGCAGGGTGCGGTACACCTCACGGGCTCCGGCAATGCCCCACTCATCGAGAGGGCCGGTGCCGCCCACAACCAGGCAGTAGTTGATCAGACGCAGATAGTGAGCGATGTCGCGGTAGCACTTGTCCACCTTGACCTGATTCTCACCAGCTTCGCCGGCTTGCTTGAGGTAGGGATACTTGCTGAAGCAGGCGTCACCAGCTTCCTTCGTCACTTTGTCCAGGCCGGCAGCCAGCTTTTCAGCAGCTTCAAGACGAGCAGTAGCTCGCTGAATGTTGCCCTGAACAGCTTCTAGGTCGTTCTGGGAGGGGAAGCGACCAGCGGCATCAGCGGCGGTCACAACAGTGGTCACAACAGACTTCATCGTGAAGATCCTCGTTTAATTGAGTTGTAGTGGTTTAAAAAAAGCAATCTCTTCGGATGAATCAGCTGAGGCCGCTGATCACACGGTCAAAGTAGGTAGCAGCTTCAGCCACTAGAGCGGAGCAGTCGCCCTGAACGGTTTCCATCTTGCGGAAACGGGTTTCCACAGGGTTGGTACCGCTGGTGTTTGTCTCGTTAATGTGAGCCGTGGAAGAAGCCTTCATGATGGCCACAGCGCGGGCGGCAGACTGAAGGGGAACGCCCAGAGCGATGTAGGTCTCCTTGAGGCCGTTCAGGCAGCGGTCGTCCAAAACCGAGGCATCGCCAGCCAGCAGCGCGTAGCTGATGTAGCGAAGCACAATTTCGCCGTCGCGCAGGCAAGCGGCCATGCGGCGGTTGGGGTAGCAGTTGCCACCAGCCTGGATCAGGCCAGTGTTTTCGCAGATCATGCCGGTGACTGCATCTGAAACGATGCAGGAGGCATTGCTGGTGATGGCGTTAACAGCGTCTAGACGCTTATTTCCCTCAGCAACATAGTTACGGAGAGCAGCGAGCTCACCGCCTCCAATTGGGGCAGTCTTCGAATCTGCGCTGACGACAGCGCGTGAAAAGGCGTCGAGCATGGGAAAGGGACCAGGGGTGCTTGTGCTCAGCCAGTTGACAGCCAGTGAAGATCGTTAGATCTGTTTAGGTCTGCATGGCTTAGCTGCCTCTCGGGGAAGGCGTAAGGGGAAACTACGGTCATCTCCCTCCTCAGGACCCCGATCAAAGCAATCATGCAAACTTTCGTCATCCATCGCGGTCGGACTTAAAAAGGCAGCGCTGGCAAAGGGTTTTGGCAAGGGGAGGGCACGCACTCCCGCCCAATCGCGGGACAAAGCACCAGGAGATTTATCTTTTCTTCCATATTCACCATGGATGCGGTCCATTTGAAGCTGCTCTAGTGGATCGCAGCGGTCGACTCCGTATGCTGACATTCGCCCAATTCAACCCATGACCGACGGCACCACCGCTCGCGCCGACACGTCTGCAATCAACGCATCCGATCCCAGCCGGCAGGAGTTGGAGGAGTCGATTGATCAGCTAGCGGCCTACCGCGATCGACTCATCAAAGATGTGATCGGAATGGGTCAGAGACTGAAGCTTCCTCAGAAGCAAGTGGAATTCACCCTGGCTCAGCATCCCGAGCTGCAGAAGCTAGAAGCAATTCTGGCTCAGCTTGAAGCCCAGAAGTCCGAACAGGACTAACTCCCATCCCCCTCACCCGCCCGTGGCACCCGTGGACCCAGCCCGAACGATGGATCAGTTCTTGGCGGCCAGTCGAGGGGCCTGGCTGACGCGACGGGCTGTGCACCACCTCGACCACCAAGATGATGAATTCGGCGATTCCAATCTTGTGATCGAGCCCTTCTCCGCTGAGGATCCAGCCGTCGAACAGATATGCCTAGCTCTCAATATCAACCCTCATCTAGCAGCAGGAGGGGCCCGTTTCTGGTGGGAGAGCAATCTAAAACCCCTAGCCAGAACAGAAGATCAAGCGGCTGTATTAATAGATATCCCTCTGGCAGGAGATCCCTCTCAGGGTTTCCTGGTCCGTGACAAGGGCTACGTGGAGAAGCAGCCCGTCCTCAGTCAATACACCTTTTCCAGCGATGGCGTCATGACCGTTACCACGCGCTACGACAGCAATGTCGGCACGGAACGCTGCTGGTTCGTCACGGATCAGGTGCGCATGAGGGTGAGCTCGGTGCAGTGCCTCGATGGGGTGTCGATGACCACCTACTGCACGGAGCTTCGTTGCCCCTCCGACGCAACTCTGCAGTCGCTTCGGGAAAGCGCCGATTCCCTGGCCGCCGGTTTCAGTTAACCCACCCTGCTCCTGAGCGCTCCGAGATGTTCGACCCTTTTTTGCAAGAGCTCAATAGCAGGCTGGAACGGTCTGGAGCGCAGCCCATTGCCCCACCCGATGGGCTCGCTGAATGTCGCTCCCTGAAGAGGCAGAGCGTGATCCAAAGCTGGCTCTGGCAAGTGCCGGGTTTCCGGCGCTGGCGGGTGACCAGGATGGACGCGGGGGACAGCCTGCAAGTGCTGAATTCGGTGGCCTATCCCGAATACAACAACGATCAGCCCCTGATGGGAATCGATCTTCTTTGGTTCGGCACCCGAGGCAAGCTGGTCGCAGTGCTTGATTTTCAACCCCTACTGCAAGATCAGAATTATCTTGATACCTATTATCAAGGCCTAAAAGAACTTATTTCTCGCCACCCGGATCTTCACGGTGCTGAGGCCATGCGCTCATTTGATCCAAACCAATATTTTTCGCCCTGGCTGCTGTTCTGCCGTGGAGGTGCTGAGGAGGCGCAGGAATCGTTGCCTAGGGCTTTCACTGCCTTTCTCGACTGCTACTGGCAGCTCAGCGCCGAAGCCAGCCAACGCACTTCCATAGTTACAGCAGAAAAGGTTAAAACCCTGCAGAAGGCATACGATGTCTACAGCGCCGAAAGAGATCCGGCTCATGGCCTTTTTAGCAGCCACTTCGGTAAGGCCTGGTCGGATCGTTTTCTGCACGAGTTCCTCTTCCCATCTAGCCCGCAGCAATGACAGCACCGCAAAGCTGCAGCCTTGATCAGGTCAGAATCGCCGGTTGGCGTTGGCAGCCCTTTCTTGATCATGCGGTCGACATGCTTCAGGCGTTGCAGCCAGCCGCCTACCCCGTGCCCGAGCAGTTTCTGCAAAAAACCGGATCCACCGGTTCGAAAGCACAGCCGGTAGTTGTGCAAACTGCAACCTGGGCCTGTCGAACCAGCAAGCTTCGCCAGGTGAGGGCCGCCTGTGTGGAAGCGGGACCAGCAGCGTCCGTGCTGAACCTAGTTATCAATCCCGACTGCCGTTTTGATCTGCCTTTCTTCGGAGCCGATTTGGTCACGCTGCCCTCAGGCCATCTGCTAGCCCTTGACCTGCAGCCAGTTGACCGCAGCGATTCCCTCCATACCCAACCTGTCTGGGATCGATTACTCCCAATTTTTAACAGCTGGAAGCCTCACTTGCCCGATGGCGGGCCCATTCCTGCCGAGGCGGAACCTTACTTTTCGCCTGCATTTCTCTGGACCCGTCTACCTCTGGGTGCAGCCTCCGATGAGCTGATCGCCACCGTTATATTTCAAGCCTTTGCTGAGTATTTAAAGCTTTATTTACAGCTCGTGGATGAAGCACCCCCCGTAGCAGATGATCGCTCAGCAATATTGCTCGAGGGCCAACGCCGCTACACCAGCTATCGGGCAGAGAAAGATCCGGCAAGAGGGATGCTCAGCCGCTTTCACGGCGCGGAATGGACCGAGACATATATCCATGAGGTGTTGTTCGATCTAGACAGACACTATCCCGAGTAAAAAGAAGATCAAAGCAGGCCTATGGCGTGAAGAGGCCCACTTCCACTGATCAGCTCCACTAGAAAAGCGGAGAATCCGACCATAGCTAAGCGGCCATTCCACACTTCTGAGCTGTTGTTCCAGCCCCAAGCCCACTTGTCTTGGGGGTAGAGCTTCACAGTGCTGGGCAAAGCCGCCGCCTGGTCAAGATTCACCTCGGGCCCATCCAGGGCCTGCTGGACAAGTCGCGCAAGCCCCTGGATGAACGCAGGGTTGGTGTCAAGCGCCGGCACACGCCGAAAATTTGTGATGCCCGACTCGAAAGCCAGCTTGCGGTACTCGATGTCGATCTCTTCAAGGGTCTCGATGTGCTCGCTCACAAAACTGATCGGCACAACCACAAGATCCTTCACACCCTGCCGCCCTAGCTCCTCCAATGCCTCGTCGGTGTAGGGCTTGAGCCACTCCACAGGACCCACCCGGCTCTGATAAGCAAGGGTGAAAGAGTTGCTGTGGCCCAATGTGGCCTCCAACTTCTCGATGATCAGCCGGGCGCAGGTTTCGATCTCCCCTTGGTAGGGATCGCCCGCTTCTTCCACGTAGCTCTTAGGAACACCGTGGGCGCTGAAGAACACGTGGGCGCTGTCAGGGTCCGGGCAGGCCTGGATCTCACGGGCGATCAGCCCGGCCATGGCATCGATATAGCCCTGGTCGTCGTGGTAGCTGCGGATGCATCGAATCGGCAAAGCTGCAAAGACAGGATCAGCCTGACGAAGACGCTGAAGCTCCCTAAAGCTGGAACCGCTGGTGCTAATCGAGAAGTGAGGGTAAAGAGGCAGCACCACCACCTCGTCCACATCATCGGCTTTGATGTCTGCCACCGCCGATTCGGTAAAGGGGTGCCAGTAGCGCATCGCCACGTAGCTGGTGGCCTCGATCCCAAGCAGGCGCAGGGCACTCTGTAGCTCCCGCGCCTGCTGCTCGGTGATTCGCCGCAGTGGTGAGCCCCCGCCGATGGAACGATAAGCCTCCTGCGACTTGCTCGCCCGCAGGCTGCTGATCAGCCAAGCCAGTGGTTTCTGCAGGGCCGGGCTGGGTAGCCGGATGATCTCCGGATCCGAGAACAGGTTGTAGAGGAAAGGGCCGACGTCCTGGATGCGCTCCGGACCCCCGAGGTTCAGCAGGAGCACTCCTACCTTGGCCATGGCTTGGCGATCATGAGGCCAAACATCACCTTACGTCTACAACTGCTGGCAACTGCACTCGCTCGGTTGAATAAGAAACGTTTAGGGACACGCCCTCACAACCAAGCCGTTCGACCGGCGCACATCAGCTAGACGATTCTGGAAAACCCGACTACCGAACTGAAGACGATGGAAGGTTCAGACAATCACGCCAAAGCAGCAGCTGATCGGCAATGGAACCTCATGCGCGCCAGCTTTGATGGCGACTGGAAGGGAATAACCACCTGGTATGGCCGCAAAGGCCATAGCATGAACCTGAAGCAGGGCAGCTCTAACCCGGAGGCCTCGCTTTACTCCATCCGCTTCTCGGATGCGCACACGGGTGAATGGCATGGAACCGGCCTGCGATTCGCGCCCGGTGGAGAACGCCGCTTCCCCCTATATCGGCACAATTACAACCTCGGCCATAACTGCTGGCATTTTCCGCAGACGGCGGGCCAGTCGAGCCTGGAAATGGCCGGCAGCAGCGCCCGTGCTGGGCATGAAGTGAATTTCTTCAGCGGTCGCAGTCGTTCGATGCTGGTGGCGCTTTACCAGCAACAACCTGATGGTCAGATGCTGCTGGACTCAATCGCCGCCACACCCTTCCGTTGCCAACGCACCAATTCGGACCCCGAACGCGTTCAGTTCCAATCGCTGGAGGCGGTATTCGAGACCGTCTTTGGCTGGCAAGGAGTGGAGTCAGTGATCAGACCAGGATTCAATTCTGTAAATGAAACGTCAGATCAGCGGTTGGCACCATTCTGTAGCGAATTATTTATCAAGAATGAAGTGAATGGGCTATTTACAGATAATTTAATCTGCAGCCTGCCTGAGAGCTTGCCAAAGCATTCATTTAACATCCACTTTGGCTGCATACTGGATCGTCAAAGCTTTGTGCATTTGACAATGGAGTTTGATGCCAATCACAATCTCTTGGCCTGGATAGAGCGCCGATATCAGCCCAACATGCATGGATGAGAGAGGCTGAAGCCAAGCTGCTTAAGCTTCTCATTACTCACCCGCGCATTAAGAATTCGATCGCTGGTGTCTCTGGTCAACCACTTAGCTAGTGGCAGGCCAGCGCGCTCACAGAGCCGATCTGTGAGCTCCTGGCCGTTGTACTGGGTGTCATTGACCAGGTTGTACGTATCATTGAGGCCTTGGTCAAAGGCAAAGTTGATACCGCGAACGATGTCGTCGCGGTGAATCCAGCACGGCACATTCAGGCCATTACGCTGCACTAAGCCGCCAGCTGCACTCAGCAACATGGCCGGAATATCGCGTCCAGGCCCGTATATGCCACCGAGGCGCAACACGCAGACCTTGATCGAGTCGGAGCGGACCGACGCGATCATCTGCTCTGCTCTCACGAGCACGGAATTCACTGGATGATTTGAATCGGTTGGATCGCTCTCACTTGTGAACGCTCCCTGCCGGTTGCCATACACGCCACAGCTGCTGAGGTGAACAAGCTGCAGTGGCGAGCTGACAGGCCGACGGCTAAGAGTTTCGATCAGCCGCTGCAGGCCGCCAAGAAAGGTCTGCTCGTATTGGCTCAGCTCAACACTGGAACTCTTCGACGGAGCGAAGGACACCAAGATGCCGTCGACATCTGTTGCGAAGTCCAGGCTGCTGGAGGGATCCGTCGAATCAAAAACCAATGGATTGTCGACTAGATCGGCCAGCTCTGGCAAGCGTTCACGCCGGGTTGTGGTGCCCCAAAGTGCGTGCCCCTCCTGCTTCCAGGATTTGGCAACCGCTTCGCCCACGTAGCCACAACCCAGGATTGCGCGACGCTCGCCCGAGGGCAGGATCGGGCGCTCTTGGAGAGACAGCAACTGATAGAGGGAGGCCAGATCTGGGGTAGAAGTCATCCCGCAAAGCCCAATCATGAAGTTTTGCAACCCTAGGCCTGTCGGACGTGGGGTTGCGTTGTCACCGCTACGGATGACGCAGCCTGAGCCCTACTCCGTTCTTGTGGCAGCCTGAGCTATCGCCTTAAGCCCATGCCCGTCTATTGCGTCGAAGTGCCTGGGCTACCGCCACTTGCCGTCACTTGCGCCGGCTGCAGCGGAGATGCTTTGCAACTGGCACTAAGGGAGCAGGGACTGGACAACTTCCGTGTGGAGCGGCGCAGCAAGGATGGCCGCCAGTGGTGGTTTCAGGCCAACTTCAAGCCAGGCACCATCGACCCAGACACCACTGGAGGTCTCACCCGGCTGGTGAGCGTTGATCTAATCGAGGACTGATGGGTCCGATCCAAGCGCCGCCAACTCTCGCTCAGGCAGCCACCACTTCCGTGCTGCCCGAGCGCTGACGGCGGGTAAGGAAGCCAAACAGCACCTTGCCAATGGCCGCGATCAGATTGCCTTCCAGTTCCTGGAACATGGTCATGTTCAGGTGGAAGGCGTGGTTGGCCTCCTCCACAATCCGATCGGCCATGGCCTGGTCGATTGGCAGGGCGTCGAGCGTGGTGCGGTAGTTGGCCTTGAAGGCCTTCTCATCGGGGATAGCCGCGAATTCGTAGAAACGCAGGCCATCGTGCTCGCCCAGGCTCATCGCCTTTTGGGCGATGTTCTTGAGGATCTGGCCGCCGGAAAGATCACCGATGTAGCGGGTGTAGTGGTGACCCACCAGCAGCTCCGGGCACTCCAGCGCCACCTGATGCAGCCGCTCTACGTATTGCTGGGCTCCAGGGGTGGGCTTGACCGCATTGCGCCAATCGCCACCGAAGTAAAAGGCAAGGTCCTGCTCGAGACTTTCGCGCCGGTTCAGCTCAGCAAAGGCCACCGGGCCCACCACCGGATGCTCCCTAAGCCGACCAAACTCCTCCTCCATGGCGGAGTACACGAAATAAAGATCGGCCACCAGGGTGCGGTAGCTGGCCTTATCCACCACCCCCTTAAGGAAGCAGCTCACGAAGCCGGTGTTCTCCGCCATCGTGTGGGCCTTTTTGGTGCCTTCACGCAGTTGGGAGGCGAGCGCAACAGCCATAGGTGCCGGTCTGAGGAACAGGTATATCGGCAGCAACTTAGAGGGGGCACCCTGGATTGGTTTGCCCCTTTGCGAAGAGTTCACGTCAGGGGTAATGGCCAGCAATGAGCGTTAGTACTGCGGCTGGCTCTCACTTATTAAGGGCCGGGCACTGGCAACATCACTTGGAGCCCGCGTCTCGCGACAGCACCCATGGCCGACGACGACGCCAGCCCCCCCCAGGCAGGCGAACCCATTAGTGAGCAGGAAGCCCTGCGCCGGCTCCGCCAGAGCGAAGACTCCTCCCAGCAGTACTACGGAGCCTGGTGGCTGGGCCGAATGCGCAGCCAGCACCCAGAGGCAGTGCCCCTATTGCAACAAGCCCTGCGTCGACGCCGGCCCAGGGATAGCGGGGCCGGCGTCGAGGAGAACGCAGTAGCCCGCAATGCCGCCCGCGCCCTCGGCAAACTGGCTCCAGCAGCACAAGCGGCCATCCCCGACCTGCTCGACACCCTGCAGGACGGCGACGACGGACTACGGGAAGCGGCAGCCCGGGCCCTGGGCCAACTCGGGGCCAGCGAAGCCATTGAGGCCCTCTGCGAGAGGCTAGCCAGCGGCCCCGCCGTGGCTGGCGTCCAGCAGGCCAACAGCCACCGCCTGATGGAACCCTGCGAAGCTCTGCTGGAGGCCTTGGGCGACATCGGTGTCAACGAGCCGCGGGTGCTGGCCGTGGTGAAACCCTTCCTCGGCCACGAGAGCCCCCTGATCCGCAGCGCTGCTGCCCGCACCCTGCTGCAACTGAGCGGTGAGGCGCGCTGGGGGGAACTGCTTGTGGACCTACTTGACCATCCCCAGCTGCAGGTGCGTCATGCAGCCCTGATGGATCTAGGTGCCGCCGGCTGGCGGCCCGGATTTAAAGCCATTGCCGCCACCCTTGCCGAGAACAGTCTGAAATTGATTGCCCTGCGGGGGCTGGTGGAACAGGGCAGCGGCGACCCCGGCGACGAGGCCCTGCTGGCCTACATGGACACCTTGCTATGAGCCAGGTTTCACTGGTGGCAGCCCGGATTGCAGCCCTGCAACAGGCCGGCAGTGCCCTCGCCCTGCTGCAAGCCACCCAGGAGCTGGCCAGCTGCGCCGATGCCAGCGCCGCTCCGGTGCTGGTGGAGGTGTTGGGCTTCAACAACCCCGGTGCGGCGGTAGCCGCCGTGAAGGGGCTGATCAGCCTGGGGCCAGCGGCCGTGGAAGCCCTGTTGCAGCTCGACCCAGTGAATTACGGGGCTAGGGCCTGGGCCGTGCGCGCCCTCGCCGGCATCGGTGATGTGCGTGGGCTAGAGCTGCTGCTCGATGCCCTCGGCAGCGACGTAGCTGCCAGCGTGCGCCGGGCTGCCGCAAAGGGGCTCGGCCAACTGCAACTGGACGAGCTCCCCCCTGACCAACAGCAAGCTGTGCGGCGTCAGTGCCTAGGAGCCCTGCTGGCCGCCACTAGCGACGGCGAGTGGGTGGTGCGCTACGCGGTGGCAGTGGGGTTGGAGTTGCTGGCAGCTGGCCTGCCCGCGGCAGGACCGGAGAGGCAGCTGGCCCAACAGGGCCTGCTCACACTCCAGGAAGCGGCTGATGGCAGTCCTCCGGTGGTGCAGAGGCGCGCCAAGTTGGCCCTTTCACGGCTGGGGCTGCAATGAAGAAACGGGTGCTGTTTGTCTGCCTGGGCAACATCTGCCGCTCCCCAGCCGCTGAAGGGGTGTTTTTGCACCTGCTGGAGCAATCTCAGGCTGGTGAGCGCTTTGTGGTTGATTCGGCTGGCACCGGGGGCTGGCATGTGGGCAAGGCTGCCGATGCCCGCATGCGCGCAGCGGCCAGCCGCCGCGGCATCCACCTAGCGAGCAAGGCGCGCCAGTTGGAGCTGGCCGACCTCAACCGCTTCAACCACATCCTCACCATGGACGCCAGCAACCTGAGCCAGGTGCAGGCCCTAGTCCAGGAGGCTGGCGGCAGCAGCGTCGCCCGCATCGAGCCCCTGCTCAGCTATCGCAGCCGGTTTGATCTCAGCGAAGTGCCGGATCCCTACTACGGGGGAGACGAGGGGTTTGAGCACGTGCTCGACCTGCTGGAAGACGCCTGCAGCGGCCTGCTGCAGGCCTTAGACGATTAGTTCTCACCAGCGCCCGGCCAGGCCTCCTCCGGAACCCTCTGGCGGAACAGGTCCACCAGAGCCTGAATCACAGCCTCAATGGCCATACCGTCCGTAACCAGCTCCACCGCATCCTCTGCCTGGCACAGCGGCGCCACCTCCCGGCTGGAGTCCTGCTGATCACGGGCAGTTATCTGGGCCTCCAGCTCAGCCAGCGGAGGCACCGCAAAGCCCCGGCTCTCGAGGTCTTGGGCGCGGCGGCGGGCCCGCTCCGCCGCCGTGGCCGTGAGAAAAACCTTGAGCTCAGCGTCGGGGAAAACGGCGGTGCCGATGTCGCGGCCCTCGGCCACCAGCCCCCCCTTGAGCCCCATGGCCTGCTGCTGGGCCGTGAGGGCCTGGCGCACACAGCCGTGGGCAGCCACCAGGGAGACCTGGGCCGTTACCTCCGGGCTGCGAATCGCCTCGGTCACGTCGAAGCCATTGATGCTCACCAGCTGCTCGCCGGCGCCGCCAGCACTGAGCTGCAGATCCAGGCCCAGCAGAAGGGGTTCCACAGCCGCCGCAGCGGCAGGGTCGGCTCCCTGGCGCAGCACCCACCAGGTGAGGGCCCGGTACATGGCGCCGGTGTCTAGATAAACCAGGCCCATCTGGCGGGCAAAGGCACGGGTGACGGTGCTCTTGCCCGCTCCCGCTGGTCCATCAATGGCAACGATCGGCAGACGAGACATCAGAAAACAATGGTCGATCAGGCGGCTTGAACCGCAGTGCACCGCAGCGGCGAGCAGGGCCAGGCCTTGCACTTGCTGCAATGGCTCCAAGCTATGGGGAGCCACAAGCTCCACATAATCCACCCTCAGGCCCGCCGCTTCCAGCTGCTGGGCCAGCTGGGAGGTCAGCGCTGGGGCCTGGAAGAGGCCACCACGCACTTGGGCAGCCGCAGCCGCCAAAGCAGCGGGCAGCGCCGCGGCCTGCTGGCGCTGGGAGGGGGAAAGGCGACGGTTGCGGGAGCTGCAGGCGAGCCCATCGGCCTCTCGCACTGTGGGACAGCCCTTAATGCGCAGAGGCAAGCCCAGATCCGCCACCACCCGCCTCAGGATCACCAGCTGCTGCCAATCCTTTTCGCCAAGCAGCAGGAGATCAGGGCGCACCAGGGTTAACAGGCGAATCACCACGGTGGCCACCCCCTCAAAGTGCTGGGGCCGGTGGCGGCCACAGAGCCCCTGGCGCAAAAGCAAAGGCGGCGCCACCCGGGTCAAGCCCGCCTCGCCCCGGGGGTAGATCTCCGCCACGCTGGGAGCAAACAGGGCCGTGGCACCGGCGGCGGCGGCTAGATCAATGTCGGAGCGGAGGTCCCGGGGATAGGACTCGAGATCTTCCCCAGGACCGAACTGGAGGGGATTGACAAACACACTCAGCAACACGGAGGGGAGCTGGCCTGACCCTTGCCTCAGTGCCGCTGCCCGGCGAATCAGCTGCTGATGACCCTCGTGCAGGGCCCCCATCGTGGGCACGAAATGCAGGGGGCCCTGCTGCTGCTGCCGCCAGGCGGCTAGGTCTTGGCAAGTTTCGAGCAGGTCCAAGGAAAGAGCGGCGGCAGCCAACAAAAAACCCACCCGCCAGATTGGCGGATGGGCTGATCAAGGGAGCAGGCTGGGCTCAGCTCACTGGAGCACTTCGAGGCGCACTTGAGCTACGCCACTGGCGGTGAGGCCTAGGGATTGGGCAGCTCCATGGGCAATGTCAATGACGCGATTGCCGTGGAAAGGGCCCCGGTCGTTGATGCGCACAACGGCGGTGCGGCCGTTCCCAAGATTGGTCACACGAACCTTGGTGCCGAAAGGCAGGGTGCGGTGGGCCGCCGTGAGGGTGCCAGGACGAAAGACTTCGCCATTGGCCGTGCGGTTTCCAAAGAAGCCGGGGCCGTACCAACTGGCCTCACCCTTGGAGCTGTGCACCACACGGGGCGCTGGCTTGGGGGCAGGAGCGATACGGGTCGGAGGGGCCTGCTTGATCTGGGTGTCAATTGGTGACAGCTCCAAATCGACCTCGCGGATGGCGACTGCAGGCGTTGGGCCTTGGGGCTCAGGGCTGGAAACAGCCATCGCTACAGCATCATTGCTGGTTGCGGCGAGGCTGGACTCGGCGATGGCGGGAACCAAAGCACTGCCGGAGAGAAGCAGGGCGAGGGCCCCAAGGGAGAAGGTGCTGCGCATAACAAACGAAACTCGCCGCTATTGCGGCAATCACCAGCCAGAGGCAATTAGTGATTCGTCAGCGTTGGATTCGCTCTCAAACTGAATGGAGTTGAGATACGAATTCGCCTTCGGGGTTCCTATCGGGAATTGACGACAGGGCAAAGTTAACTGCTTCAGCTGGCCGTTTCGGTCAAAAACGACACCTACAAGATTGATCAGCAATTGTCATCCAAGCGGCCAGGGCAGGCGCCTACAGGGCTGAGCGGGGGTCGGCAAGGCCAGCAGGGATCAGCGACCCGAATGACAATCATCAGCGCAGCTAATCACCTGAGGCGCCAATCTGGCAATTGGCCCCGAATTTGGGCAGGTGG
Encoded here:
- a CDS encoding bifunctional pantoate--beta-alanine ligase/(d)CMP kinase, with product MAAAALSLDLLETCQDLAAWRQQQQGPLHFVPTMGALHEGHQQLIRRAAALRQGSGQLPSVLLSVFVNPLQFGPGEDLESYPRDLRSDIDLAAAAGATALFAPSVAEIYPRGEAGLTRVAPPLLLRQGLCGRHRPQHFEGVATVVIRLLTLVRPDLLLLGEKDWQQLVILRRVVADLGLPLRIKGCPTVREADGLACSSRNRRLSPSQRQQAAALPAALAAAAAQVRGGLFQAPALTSQLAQQLEAAGLRVDYVELVAPHSLEPLQQVQGLALLAAAVHCGSSRLIDHCFLMSRLPIVAIDGPAGAGKSTVTRAFARQMGLVYLDTGAMYRALTWWVLRQGADPAAAAAVEPLLLGLDLQLSAGGAGEQLVSINGFDVTEAIRSPEVTAQVSLVAAHGCVRQALTAQQQAMGLKGGLVAEGRDIGTAVFPDAELKVFLTATAAERARRRAQDLESRGFAVPPLAELEAQITARDQQDSSREVAPLCQAEDAVELVTDGMAIEAVIQALVDLFRQRVPEEAWPGAGEN
- a CDS encoding septal ring lytic transglycosylase RlpA family protein — translated: MRSTFSLGALALLLSGSALVPAIAESSLAATSNDAVAMAVSSPEPQGPTPAVAIREVDLELSPIDTQIKQAPPTRIAPAPKPAPRVVHSSKGEASWYGPGFFGNRTANGEVFRPGTLTAAHRTLPFGTKVRVTNLGNGRTAVVRINDRGPFHGNRVIDIAHGAAQSLGLTASGVAQVRLEVLQ